The following coding sequences are from one Saccopteryx bilineata isolate mSacBil1 chromosome 3, mSacBil1_pri_phased_curated, whole genome shotgun sequence window:
- the RAD54L gene encoding DNA repair and recombination protein RAD54-like isoform X2, with product MADEMGLGKTLQCITLMWTLLRQSPECKPEIDKAVVVSPSSLVKNWYNEVGKWLGGRIQPLAIDGGSKDEIDHKLEGFMNQRGARVPTPILIISYETFRLHVGVLQKGSVGLVICDEGHRLKNSENQTYQALDSLNTSRRVLISGTPIQNDLLEYFSLVHFVNSGILGTAHEFKKHFELPILKGRDAAASEADRQRGEERLRELTSIVNRCLIRRTSDILSKYLPVKVEQVVCCRLTPLQTELYQRFLRQAKPAEELREGKMTVSSLSSITSLKKLCNHPALIYDKCVEEVDGFEGALDIFPPGYSSKSLEPQLSGKMLVLDYILAVTRSRTSDKVVLVSNYTQTLDLFEKLCRVRRYLYVRLDGTMSIKKRAKVVERFNNPLSPDFVFMLSSKAGGCGLNLIGANRLVMFDPDWNPANDEQAMARVWRDGQKKTCYIYRLLSAGTIEEKIFQRQSHKKALSSCVVDEEQDVERHFSLGELRELFTLDEASLSDTHARLHCSRCVNNHQVRPPPDGSDCTSDLAQWNHSTDKRGLRDEVLQAAWDAASTAITFVFHQRSHEEQQGLR from the exons ATGGCTGATGAGATGGGCCTGGGCAAGACGCTGCAGTGTATCACGTTGATGTGGACGCTTTTGCGCCAGAGTCCAGAGTGCAAGCCAGAAATTGACAAGGCAGTGGTGGTGTCACCTTCCAGCCTAGTGAAGAACTGGTACAATGAAGTTGGGAAATGGCTTGGAGGGAGGATTCAACCTCTGGCCATCGACGGAGGCTCTAAGGATGAGATAGATCACAAGCTCG AAGGGTTCATGAACCAGCGTGGAGCCAGAGTGCCTACTCCCATCCTCATCATTTCCTATGAGACATTCCGCCTTCATGTTGGAGTCCTCCAGAAAGGGAGTGTTGGACTGGTCATATGTGACGAG GGACACAGGCTCAAAAACTCTGAGAATCAGACTTACCAGGCCTTGGACAGCCTGAACACCAGCCGGCGGGTGCTCATCTCCGGGACTCCCATCCAGAATGATCTCCTTGAGTATTTCAGCTTGGTACATTTCGTTAATTCCGGCATTCTGG GAACTGCCCATGAGTTCAAGAAGCATTTTGAGTTGCCAATTCTAAAGGGTAGAGATGCAGCTGCCAGTGAGGCAGATAGGCAGCGAGGAGAGGAGCGACTACGGGAGCTCACCAGCATTGTGAATAG GTGTTTGATACGGAGGACATCTGATATCCTTTCTAAATACCTGCCTGTGAAGGTTGAGCAGGTGGTTTGTTGTAG gttgacacccctTCAGACTGAATTATACCAGAGGTTTCTGAGACAGGCCAAGCCAGCAGAAGAGTTGCGTGAGGGCAAGATGACTGTGTCTTCCCTTTCTTCCATCACCTCACTAAAGAAGCTTTGTAACC ATCCAGCTCTTATCTATGACAAGTGTGTAGAAGAGGTGGATGGCTTTGAAGGTGCCTTGGACATTTTCCCTCCTGGTTATAGTTCTAAGAGTTTAGAGCCTCAACTGTCAG GTAAGATGTTGGTCCTTGATTACATTCTGGCGGTGACCCGAAGCCGCACCAGTGACAAAGTAGTGCTGGTGTCCAATTACACCCAGACATTGGACCTCTTTGAGAAGCTCTGCCGGGTCCGAAG GTACTTGTATGTTCGTTTGGATGGCACAATGTCCATTAAGAAGCGAGCCAAGGTTGTAGAGCGCTTCAACAATCCATTG AGCCCTGACTTTGTCTTCATGCTCAGCAGCAAAGCTGGGGGCTGTGGCCTCAATCTCATTGGGGCTAACCGACTGGTCATGTTTGACCCTGACTGGAATCCGGCTAATGATGAACAAGCCATGGCTCGGGTCTGGCGTGACGGTCAAAAGAAGACCTGCTATATCTATCGCCTGCTGTCT GCAGGAACCATCGAGGAGAAGATCTTTCAGCGTCAGAGCCACAAGAAGGCACTGAGTAGCTGTGTGGTGGATGAGGAGCAGGATGTGGAGCGGCACTTCTCTCTGGGCGAGTTGAGGGAGCTGTTTACCCTGGATGAGGCTAGCCTCAGTGACACGCATGCTAG GTTGCACTGTAGCCGCTGTGTCAAcaaccaccaggtcaggccaccCCCTGATGGTTCAGACTGCACCTCAGACCTGGCTCAATGGAACCATAGCACTGATAAGCGGGGGCTCAGGGATGAGGTACTCCAGGCTGCCTGGGATGCTGCCTCCACTGCCATCACTTTCGTCTTCCATCAGCGTTCCCATGAGGAGCAGCAGGGCCTCCGCTGA
- the LRRC41 gene encoding leucine-rich repeat-containing protein 41 isoform X2, producing MKTRPSSLESVTCWRAKFMEAFFSHVLRGTIDVSSDRRLCDQRFSPLLHSSRHVRQLTICNMLQGATELVAEPNRRVLETLASSLHTLKFRHLLFSDVAAQQSLRQLLHQLIHHGAVSQVSLYSWPVPESALFILILTMSAGFWQPGPGGPPCRLCGEASRGRAPSRDEGSLLLGSRRPRRDAAERCAAALMASRRKSEAKQITRAAPAARVTRRSTQESLRAGGIDPKRELQPPATSHEAAGTKRPPSAPTTSSASPSSSTSAPKRAPASSAPQPKPLKRFKRATGKKGARTRQGSGAESEDLYDFVFIVAGEKEDGEEMEIGEVACGALDGSDPNCLGLPALEASQRFRSISTLELFTVPLSTEAALTLCHLLSSWVSLESLTLSYNGLGSNIFRLLDSLRALSGQAGCRLRALHLSDLFSPLPILELTRAIVRALPLLRVLSIRVDHPSQRDNPAVPGNAGPPSHIIGDEEIPENCLEQLEMGFPRGAQPAPLLCSVLKASGSLQQLSLDSATFASPQDFGLVLQTLKEYNLALKRLSFHDMNLADCQSEVLFLLQNLTLQEITFSFCRLFEKRPAQFLPEMVAAMKGNSTLKGLRLPGNRLGNAGLLALADVFSEDSSSSLCQLDISSNCIKPDGLLEFAKRLERWGRGAFGHLRLFQNWLDQDAVTAREAIRRLRATCHVVSDSWDSSQAFADYVSTM from the exons ATGAAGACAAGGCCTTCCAGTCTGGAA AGTGTGACGTGTTGGCGAGCCAAGTTTATGGAGGCCTTTTTTTCCCATGTTCTGCGTGGAACCattgatgtgtcttctgacaggCGTCTTTGTGACCAGCGCTTCTCACCTCTTCTGCATAGCTCCCGCCATGTTCGGCAGCTCACCATCTGCAACATGCTGCAGGGTGCAACTGAGCTGGTGGCTGAGCCCAATCGAAGGGTTCTGGAAACCCTGGCCAGTTCCCTGCACACCCTCAAATTCCGCCACCTGCTGTTCTCTGATGTGGCTGCTCAGCAGTCACTTCGGCAGCTGTTACATCAGCTTATTCACCATGGGGCAGTCAGCCAGGTGTCGCTGTACTCCTGGCCCGTGCCCGAGTCAGCCCTTTTCATCCTTATCCTCACCATGAGTGCTGGCTTCTGGCAGCCAGGCCCTGGTGGCCCGCCCTGCCGCCTCTGTGGAGAGGCCTCCCGAGGCCGGGCCCCATCCCGGGATGAAGGGTCCCTCCTGCTGGGCTCACGCCGGCCTCGCAGGGATGCTGCTGAGCGATGTGCTGCAGCCCTGATGGCTTCCCGTCGGAAGAGCGAAGCCAAGCAGATAACCAGAGCTGCACCTGCTGCTCGCGTAACACGCCGGAGCACACAAGAGAGCTTGAGAGCAGGCGGGATAGACCCTAAGAGGGAGCTGCAACCTCCAGCCACTTCCCATGAGGCTGCTGGCACCAAGCGGCCACCCTCTGCTCCAACCAcctcctctgcttctccctcttcttccacaTCCGCACCCAAAAGGGCTCCCGCTAGCTCAGCCCCACAGCCTAAACCCCTAAAGCGTTTTAAGCGAGCCACAGGGAAGAAGGGTGCTCGCACTCGTCAGGGGTCTGGTGCAGAGTCGGAAGACCTGTATGACTTTGTTTTCATTGTGGCTGGTGAGAAGGAGGATGGGGAAGAGATGGAGATTGGGGAAGTGGCTTGCGGAGCTTTGGATGGGTCAGATCCCAACTGCCTAGGGCTCCCAGCACTGGAGGCCTCCCAACGATTCCGCAGCATTTCCACCCTGGAGCTGTTCACAGTTCCACTCTCCACAGAGGCTGCTCTGACACTGTGCCACCTGCTGAGCTCCTGGGTGTCTCTGGAGAGCCTCACACTATCCTATAATG GCCTGGGCTCTAACATCTTCCGTCTGCTGGACAGCCTGCGGGCCCTGTCAGGCCAGGCTGGATGCCGCCTCCGAGCCCTGCATCTCAGTGACCTGTTCTCACCACTGCCCATCCTGGAGCTGACACGTGCCATTGTGCGAGCCCTGCCCCTGCTGCGGGTCCTCTCTATTCGTGTTGACCACCCCAGCCAAAGGGACAACCCTGCTGTGCCAGGGAATGCAGGGCCCCCTAGCCACATAATTGGGGATGAAGAGATACCAG AAAACTGCCTGGAACAGCTGGAGATGGGATTTCCACGGGGAGCCCAGCCAGCCCCACTGCTCTGCTCTGTACTGAAGGCCTCAGGTTCTCTGCAGCAGCTGTCACTGGATAGCGCCACCTTCGCCTCTCCCCAGGATTTTGGGCTTGTGTTGCAGACACTCAAAG AGTACAACCTAGCCCTGAAGAGACTGAGCTTTCACGACATGAATCTGGCTGACTGTCAGAGCGAAGTGCTCTTTTTGCTGCAGAACCTGACTCTTCAAG AGATTACCTTCTCCTTCTGCCGTCTGTTTGAGAAGCGCCCGGCCCAATTTCTGCCTGAGATGGTTGCTGCTATGAAGGGCAACTCCACATTGAAGGGCCTCCGGCTGCCAGGGAACCGCCTGG GGAATGCTGGCCTGCTGGCCCTGGCAGATGTTTTCTCAGAGGATtcatcctcttctctctgtcagcTGGATATCAG TTCCAACTGCATCAAGCCAGATGGGCTCTTGGAATTTGCCAAGCGGCTGGAGCGCTGGGGCCGTGGAGCCTTTGGTCATCTGCGCCTCTTCCAGAATTGGCTGGACCAGGATGCAGTCACAGCCAGAGAAGCTATCCGGCGGCTCCGGGCTACCTGCCACGTGGTCAGCGACTCGTGGGACTCATCCCAGGCCTTCGCAGATTATGTCAGCACCATGTGA
- the RAD54L gene encoding DNA repair and recombination protein RAD54-like isoform X1, translating to MRRSLAPSQLAKRKPESRPSNDEDWQPETETPKKRKSGRGTQSQECFLSPFRKALTQLTNRPPCLDGSQHEAFIRSILSKPFKIPIPNYQGPLGSRALGLKRAGVRRALHDPLEEGALVLYEPPPLSAHDQLKLDKEKLPVHVVVDPVLSKVLRPHQREGVKFLWECVTSRRIPGSHGCIMADEMGLGKTLQCITLMWTLLRQSPECKPEIDKAVVVSPSSLVKNWYNEVGKWLGGRIQPLAIDGGSKDEIDHKLEGFMNQRGARVPTPILIISYETFRLHVGVLQKGSVGLVICDEGHRLKNSENQTYQALDSLNTSRRVLISGTPIQNDLLEYFSLVHFVNSGILGTAHEFKKHFELPILKGRDAAASEADRQRGEERLRELTSIVNRCLIRRTSDILSKYLPVKVEQVVCCRLTPLQTELYQRFLRQAKPAEELREGKMTVSSLSSITSLKKLCNHPALIYDKCVEEVDGFEGALDIFPPGYSSKSLEPQLSGKMLVLDYILAVTRSRTSDKVVLVSNYTQTLDLFEKLCRVRRYLYVRLDGTMSIKKRAKVVERFNNPLSPDFVFMLSSKAGGCGLNLIGANRLVMFDPDWNPANDEQAMARVWRDGQKKTCYIYRLLSAGTIEEKIFQRQSHKKALSSCVVDEEQDVERHFSLGELRELFTLDEASLSDTHARLHCSRCVNNHQVRPPPDGSDCTSDLAQWNHSTDKRGLRDEVLQAAWDAASTAITFVFHQRSHEEQQGLR from the exons ATG aGGAGGAGTTTAGCTCCTAGCCAGCTGGCCAAGAGAAAACCGGAAAGCAGACCTTCTAATGATGAAGACTGGCAGCCTGAAACAGAA ACACCCAAGAAACGGAAATCTGGCAGGGGGACCCAGAGCCAGGAGTGTTTCCTGTCTCCTTTTCGGAAAGCTTTGACCCAACTAACAAATCGACCACCCTGTCTGGACGGTAGTCAACAT gaAGCATTTATTCGAAGCATTTTGTCAAAGCCTTTCAAAATCCCCATTCCAAATTATCAAg GTCCTCTGGGCTCTCGGGCATTGGGCCTCAAAAGGGCTGGGGTCCGTCGGGCCCTCCATGACCCCCTGGAAGAAGGTGCCTTGGTTCTGTATGAGCCTCCCCCACTGAGTGCCCATGACCAGCTGAAGCTTGACAA GGAAAAACTCCCTGTCCATGTGGTTGTTGATCCTGTTCTCAGTAAGGTCTTGCGGCCTCATCAGAGAGAG GGAGTGAAGTTCCTGTGGGAGTGTGTCACCAGTCGGCGGATCCCAGGCAGCCACGGCTGCATCATGGCTGATGAGATGGGCCTGGGCAAGACGCTGCAGTGTATCACGTTGATGTGGACGCTTTTGCGCCAGAGTCCAGAGTGCAAGCCAGAAATTGACAAGGCAGTGGTGGTGTCACCTTCCAGCCTAGTGAAGAACTGGTACAATGAAGTTGGGAAATGGCTTGGAGGGAGGATTCAACCTCTGGCCATCGACGGAGGCTCTAAGGATGAGATAGATCACAAGCTCG AAGGGTTCATGAACCAGCGTGGAGCCAGAGTGCCTACTCCCATCCTCATCATTTCCTATGAGACATTCCGCCTTCATGTTGGAGTCCTCCAGAAAGGGAGTGTTGGACTGGTCATATGTGACGAG GGACACAGGCTCAAAAACTCTGAGAATCAGACTTACCAGGCCTTGGACAGCCTGAACACCAGCCGGCGGGTGCTCATCTCCGGGACTCCCATCCAGAATGATCTCCTTGAGTATTTCAGCTTGGTACATTTCGTTAATTCCGGCATTCTGG GAACTGCCCATGAGTTCAAGAAGCATTTTGAGTTGCCAATTCTAAAGGGTAGAGATGCAGCTGCCAGTGAGGCAGATAGGCAGCGAGGAGAGGAGCGACTACGGGAGCTCACCAGCATTGTGAATAG GTGTTTGATACGGAGGACATCTGATATCCTTTCTAAATACCTGCCTGTGAAGGTTGAGCAGGTGGTTTGTTGTAG gttgacacccctTCAGACTGAATTATACCAGAGGTTTCTGAGACAGGCCAAGCCAGCAGAAGAGTTGCGTGAGGGCAAGATGACTGTGTCTTCCCTTTCTTCCATCACCTCACTAAAGAAGCTTTGTAACC ATCCAGCTCTTATCTATGACAAGTGTGTAGAAGAGGTGGATGGCTTTGAAGGTGCCTTGGACATTTTCCCTCCTGGTTATAGTTCTAAGAGTTTAGAGCCTCAACTGTCAG GTAAGATGTTGGTCCTTGATTACATTCTGGCGGTGACCCGAAGCCGCACCAGTGACAAAGTAGTGCTGGTGTCCAATTACACCCAGACATTGGACCTCTTTGAGAAGCTCTGCCGGGTCCGAAG GTACTTGTATGTTCGTTTGGATGGCACAATGTCCATTAAGAAGCGAGCCAAGGTTGTAGAGCGCTTCAACAATCCATTG AGCCCTGACTTTGTCTTCATGCTCAGCAGCAAAGCTGGGGGCTGTGGCCTCAATCTCATTGGGGCTAACCGACTGGTCATGTTTGACCCTGACTGGAATCCGGCTAATGATGAACAAGCCATGGCTCGGGTCTGGCGTGACGGTCAAAAGAAGACCTGCTATATCTATCGCCTGCTGTCT GCAGGAACCATCGAGGAGAAGATCTTTCAGCGTCAGAGCCACAAGAAGGCACTGAGTAGCTGTGTGGTGGATGAGGAGCAGGATGTGGAGCGGCACTTCTCTCTGGGCGAGTTGAGGGAGCTGTTTACCCTGGATGAGGCTAGCCTCAGTGACACGCATGCTAG GTTGCACTGTAGCCGCTGTGTCAAcaaccaccaggtcaggccaccCCCTGATGGTTCAGACTGCACCTCAGACCTGGCTCAATGGAACCATAGCACTGATAAGCGGGGGCTCAGGGATGAGGTACTCCAGGCTGCCTGGGATGCTGCCTCCACTGCCATCACTTTCGTCTTCCATCAGCGTTCCCATGAGGAGCAGCAGGGCCTCCGCTGA
- the LRRC41 gene encoding leucine-rich repeat-containing protein 41 isoform X1, with protein MAPPEAWRARSCWFCEVAAATTMEATSREAAPAKSSASGPSAPPALFELCGRAVSAHMGVLESGVWALPGPILQSILPLLNIYYLERIEETALKKGLSTQAIWRRLWDELMKTRPSSLESVTCWRAKFMEAFFSHVLRGTIDVSSDRRLCDQRFSPLLHSSRHVRQLTICNMLQGATELVAEPNRRVLETLASSLHTLKFRHLLFSDVAAQQSLRQLLHQLIHHGAVSQVSLYSWPVPESALFILILTMSAGFWQPGPGGPPCRLCGEASRGRAPSRDEGSLLLGSRRPRRDAAERCAAALMASRRKSEAKQITRAAPAARVTRRSTQESLRAGGIDPKRELQPPATSHEAAGTKRPPSAPTTSSASPSSSTSAPKRAPASSAPQPKPLKRFKRATGKKGARTRQGSGAESEDLYDFVFIVAGEKEDGEEMEIGEVACGALDGSDPNCLGLPALEASQRFRSISTLELFTVPLSTEAALTLCHLLSSWVSLESLTLSYNGLGSNIFRLLDSLRALSGQAGCRLRALHLSDLFSPLPILELTRAIVRALPLLRVLSIRVDHPSQRDNPAVPGNAGPPSHIIGDEEIPENCLEQLEMGFPRGAQPAPLLCSVLKASGSLQQLSLDSATFASPQDFGLVLQTLKEYNLALKRLSFHDMNLADCQSEVLFLLQNLTLQEITFSFCRLFEKRPAQFLPEMVAAMKGNSTLKGLRLPGNRLGNAGLLALADVFSEDSSSSLCQLDISSNCIKPDGLLEFAKRLERWGRGAFGHLRLFQNWLDQDAVTAREAIRRLRATCHVVSDSWDSSQAFADYVSTM; from the exons CCCTCCCAGGCCCAATACTTCAAAGCATCTTACCTCTGCTCAATATATATTACTTGGAGAGGATTGAGGAAACTGCCCTCAAGAAAG GCCTCTCCACTCAGGCCATCTGGCGCCGATTATGGGATGAGCTGATGAAGACAAGGCCTTCCAGTCTGGAA AGTGTGACGTGTTGGCGAGCCAAGTTTATGGAGGCCTTTTTTTCCCATGTTCTGCGTGGAACCattgatgtgtcttctgacaggCGTCTTTGTGACCAGCGCTTCTCACCTCTTCTGCATAGCTCCCGCCATGTTCGGCAGCTCACCATCTGCAACATGCTGCAGGGTGCAACTGAGCTGGTGGCTGAGCCCAATCGAAGGGTTCTGGAAACCCTGGCCAGTTCCCTGCACACCCTCAAATTCCGCCACCTGCTGTTCTCTGATGTGGCTGCTCAGCAGTCACTTCGGCAGCTGTTACATCAGCTTATTCACCATGGGGCAGTCAGCCAGGTGTCGCTGTACTCCTGGCCCGTGCCCGAGTCAGCCCTTTTCATCCTTATCCTCACCATGAGTGCTGGCTTCTGGCAGCCAGGCCCTGGTGGCCCGCCCTGCCGCCTCTGTGGAGAGGCCTCCCGAGGCCGGGCCCCATCCCGGGATGAAGGGTCCCTCCTGCTGGGCTCACGCCGGCCTCGCAGGGATGCTGCTGAGCGATGTGCTGCAGCCCTGATGGCTTCCCGTCGGAAGAGCGAAGCCAAGCAGATAACCAGAGCTGCACCTGCTGCTCGCGTAACACGCCGGAGCACACAAGAGAGCTTGAGAGCAGGCGGGATAGACCCTAAGAGGGAGCTGCAACCTCCAGCCACTTCCCATGAGGCTGCTGGCACCAAGCGGCCACCCTCTGCTCCAACCAcctcctctgcttctccctcttcttccacaTCCGCACCCAAAAGGGCTCCCGCTAGCTCAGCCCCACAGCCTAAACCCCTAAAGCGTTTTAAGCGAGCCACAGGGAAGAAGGGTGCTCGCACTCGTCAGGGGTCTGGTGCAGAGTCGGAAGACCTGTATGACTTTGTTTTCATTGTGGCTGGTGAGAAGGAGGATGGGGAAGAGATGGAGATTGGGGAAGTGGCTTGCGGAGCTTTGGATGGGTCAGATCCCAACTGCCTAGGGCTCCCAGCACTGGAGGCCTCCCAACGATTCCGCAGCATTTCCACCCTGGAGCTGTTCACAGTTCCACTCTCCACAGAGGCTGCTCTGACACTGTGCCACCTGCTGAGCTCCTGGGTGTCTCTGGAGAGCCTCACACTATCCTATAATG GCCTGGGCTCTAACATCTTCCGTCTGCTGGACAGCCTGCGGGCCCTGTCAGGCCAGGCTGGATGCCGCCTCCGAGCCCTGCATCTCAGTGACCTGTTCTCACCACTGCCCATCCTGGAGCTGACACGTGCCATTGTGCGAGCCCTGCCCCTGCTGCGGGTCCTCTCTATTCGTGTTGACCACCCCAGCCAAAGGGACAACCCTGCTGTGCCAGGGAATGCAGGGCCCCCTAGCCACATAATTGGGGATGAAGAGATACCAG AAAACTGCCTGGAACAGCTGGAGATGGGATTTCCACGGGGAGCCCAGCCAGCCCCACTGCTCTGCTCTGTACTGAAGGCCTCAGGTTCTCTGCAGCAGCTGTCACTGGATAGCGCCACCTTCGCCTCTCCCCAGGATTTTGGGCTTGTGTTGCAGACACTCAAAG AGTACAACCTAGCCCTGAAGAGACTGAGCTTTCACGACATGAATCTGGCTGACTGTCAGAGCGAAGTGCTCTTTTTGCTGCAGAACCTGACTCTTCAAG AGATTACCTTCTCCTTCTGCCGTCTGTTTGAGAAGCGCCCGGCCCAATTTCTGCCTGAGATGGTTGCTGCTATGAAGGGCAACTCCACATTGAAGGGCCTCCGGCTGCCAGGGAACCGCCTGG GGAATGCTGGCCTGCTGGCCCTGGCAGATGTTTTCTCAGAGGATtcatcctcttctctctgtcagcTGGATATCAG TTCCAACTGCATCAAGCCAGATGGGCTCTTGGAATTTGCCAAGCGGCTGGAGCGCTGGGGCCGTGGAGCCTTTGGTCATCTGCGCCTCTTCCAGAATTGGCTGGACCAGGATGCAGTCACAGCCAGAGAAGCTATCCGGCGGCTCCGGGCTACCTGCCACGTGGTCAGCGACTCGTGGGACTCATCCCAGGCCTTCGCAGATTATGTCAGCACCATGTGA